A single window of Cytobacillus luteolus DNA harbors:
- a CDS encoding YlzJ-like family protein, with product MILYTMMPEELVFPINENDFGKQRYVELNGVSMLVNELSPQCCEIVRIVSTDPQHYLDAQYSPGQRLMVSFS from the coding sequence ATGATTCTTTACACCATGATGCCTGAGGAGCTAGTTTTTCCTATAAATGAAAATGACTTTGGAAAGCAAAGATATGTCGAACTCAATGGTGTTTCTATGCTTGTAAATGAACTTAGCCCACAGTGTTGTGAAATCGTAAGAATTGTAAGCACTGACCCGCAACACTATCTAGATGCACAATATTCACCAGGACAACGATTGATGGTTTCTTTTTCATGA
- a CDS encoding ClpP family protease: protein MTDKYIQSGDQPGGDETDKNETKGSSLVEKIQQLGQTNIPQMANDTKIHCLTIVGQIEGHMQLPPQNKTTKYEHVIPQIVAIEQNPKIEGLLVILNTVGGDVEAGLAISEMLASLSKPSVSIVLGGGHSIGVPIAVSCSHSFIAETATMTIHPVRLTGLVIGVPQTFEYLDKMQERVINFVTKNSNISEEKFKELMFSKGNLTRDIGTNVVGADAVKYGLIDEVGGVGQAIKKLNELIEERNKLSGSEQMLQ from the coding sequence ATGACCGACAAATACATACAATCAGGTGATCAACCTGGTGGAGACGAAACTGATAAAAACGAAACTAAAGGATCAAGCCTTGTTGAGAAAATTCAACAATTGGGACAAACAAATATACCTCAAATGGCAAACGATACTAAAATACATTGCCTAACCATAGTAGGGCAAATCGAAGGCCATATGCAGCTTCCTCCACAGAACAAAACAACTAAGTATGAACATGTTATCCCACAAATAGTTGCAATTGAACAAAATCCTAAAATTGAAGGGCTACTCGTCATCTTAAATACCGTGGGTGGAGATGTAGAGGCTGGGTTGGCTATTTCAGAGATGCTTGCATCATTATCTAAACCATCTGTATCTATTGTGCTAGGAGGAGGGCACTCTATAGGTGTACCAATTGCAGTATCCTGTTCACATTCTTTTATTGCCGAAACAGCAACAATGACCATCCATCCTGTTCGATTAACAGGACTCGTAATTGGTGTACCCCAAACTTTCGAATATTTAGATAAGATGCAGGAGCGTGTTATCAACTTCGTTACCAAAAACTCTAATATATCAGAGGAAAAGTTTAAAGAATTAATGTTTTCAAAAGGGAATTTAACACGTGATATCGGTACCAATGTTGTTGGTGCTGATGCTGTAAAATATGGTTTGATAGACGAAGTAGGTGGAGTTGGTCAAGCCATCAAGAAGCTAAATGAGTTAATAGAAGAACGAAATAAATTAAGTGGAAGCGAGCAGATGTTACAATGA
- the dapA gene encoding 4-hydroxy-tetrahydrodipicolinate synthase: MINFGKVSTAMVTPFDKKGNIDFNKTTQLVNHLIQNGSDSLVVAGTTGESPTLSSEEKVALFKHVVKVVDGRIPVVAGTGSNNTYASVELTKKAQEAGVDAIMIVAPYYNKPNQEGLYQHFKVIAESTTLPVMLYNIPGRSVVNMSVDTIVKISKLPNVVAVKEASGNLDAMTEIIANTDEDFMLYSGDDGLTLPVLSVGGNGVVSVASHIVGQEMQEMIAAFETGDVSKAAKIHQALLPLIKGLFSAPSPSPVKTALQLKGLDVGSVRLPMVPLTEQERTQLQGLLK, encoded by the coding sequence ATGATTAATTTTGGAAAAGTATCAACAGCAATGGTTACACCATTTGACAAAAAAGGAAATATTGACTTTAATAAGACAACTCAACTCGTTAACCATTTAATTCAGAATGGGAGTGACTCATTAGTAGTAGCAGGTACTACAGGTGAATCGCCAACTTTATCTTCTGAAGAAAAGGTTGCACTCTTTAAACATGTTGTAAAAGTAGTAGATGGAAGAATTCCAGTAGTTGCTGGTACAGGAAGTAATAACACGTATGCTTCTGTTGAATTAACAAAAAAAGCTCAGGAAGCTGGAGTAGACGCAATTATGATCGTTGCTCCGTACTACAATAAACCTAATCAAGAAGGCCTTTATCAGCATTTCAAGGTAATTGCAGAGAGCACAACGCTTCCTGTTATGCTTTATAACATCCCAGGACGTTCTGTAGTAAATATGTCTGTAGATACAATTGTAAAGATTTCAAAATTACCTAATGTGGTTGCAGTTAAAGAAGCAAGTGGTAATTTAGACGCTATGACTGAAATTATTGCAAATACAGATGAGGATTTTATGCTTTATAGTGGAGATGACGGTTTAACGCTACCAGTACTATCTGTTGGAGGTAACGGTGTAGTTTCTGTTGCATCACACATTGTAGGTCAGGAGATGCAAGAAATGATCGCTGCTTTTGAAACAGGAGATGTGTCTAAGGCTGCGAAAATCCATCAAGCTCTATTACCCCTAATTAAAGGATTATTTTCTGCGCCAAGCCCTTCACCTGTAAAAACTGCTTTACAATTAAAAGGCTTAGATGTAGGTTCAGTACGTTTACCAATGGTTCCACTAACAGAGCAAGAGCGTACACAACTTCAAGGTTTATTAAAGTAA
- the dapG gene encoding aspartate kinase has product MNIIVQKFGGTSVKDEKTRHLARKHIQNALDEGNKVVVVVSAMGRLGDPYSTDTLLGLIDNNLAKVSNREIDMLLSCGEIISSVVFSEMLNSHGIKATALTGAQAGFRTSDDYTNAKIIDMKCDRLQNELEQHDVVVVTGFQGVAKNGDVTTIGRGGSDTSAAALGAALNAKWIDIFTDVEGVMTADPRIVEDARPLSVVTYTEICNMAYQGAKVIHPRAVEIAMQANVPIRVRSTYSDLPGTLVTSIEKGSKGRDVKERLITGIAHVSGVTQIKVQASKGQYDLQTKVFKAMANAKISVDFFNITPNGVVYTVSGEMTEKAIDVLENLGYEPLVTRNCAKVSTVGAGMNGVPGVTSKIVTALSDQGIQILQSADSHTTIWVLVKQEDMTKAVNALHKAFQLSEETQNRSSTGI; this is encoded by the coding sequence ATGAACATCATCGTCCAAAAATTTGGTGGAACATCTGTAAAGGATGAGAAAACAAGACATTTAGCTAGAAAGCATATACAAAATGCACTGGACGAAGGAAACAAAGTTGTTGTTGTTGTATCGGCTATGGGTCGCTTAGGTGATCCTTATTCAACGGATACCTTACTTGGGTTAATTGACAACAATCTTGCAAAAGTTAGTAACCGTGAAATAGATATGCTTTTATCTTGTGGAGAAATTATTTCAAGTGTTGTGTTCTCCGAAATGCTAAATAGTCATGGGATTAAAGCTACAGCTCTAACAGGAGCGCAAGCTGGTTTCCGCACATCAGATGACTATACAAATGCGAAAATTATTGATATGAAATGTGATCGTCTCCAAAATGAACTGGAGCAACACGACGTTGTTGTTGTGACTGGTTTTCAGGGAGTGGCTAAGAATGGGGATGTTACTACGATAGGCAGGGGTGGAAGTGATACTTCGGCTGCTGCGCTGGGGGCAGCGTTAAATGCAAAATGGATTGACATTTTTACAGATGTTGAGGGAGTAATGACTGCAGACCCTCGAATCGTAGAAGATGCCAGACCGCTATCTGTTGTAACATATACTGAGATCTGTAACATGGCCTATCAAGGAGCAAAAGTTATTCACCCAAGAGCTGTGGAAATTGCAATGCAAGCGAATGTTCCTATTCGTGTAAGATCAACCTATTCCGATTTGCCTGGGACGCTTGTCACTTCTATTGAAAAAGGAAGTAAAGGTAGAGATGTGAAGGAAAGGTTAATTACTGGAATTGCGCATGTTTCAGGTGTAACACAAATAAAGGTTCAAGCAAGCAAAGGTCAATATGATTTACAAACGAAAGTGTTTAAAGCTATGGCTAATGCAAAAATAAGCGTTGATTTCTTTAATATCACGCCAAATGGTGTTGTGTATACAGTATCTGGTGAGATGACTGAAAAGGCGATTGATGTATTGGAAAACCTTGGGTACGAACCTCTGGTTACAAGAAATTGTGCTAAGGTCTCGACTGTTGGAGCAGGCATGAACGGTGTTCCAGGAGTTACATCTAAAATTGTAACTGCTTTGTCAGATCAAGGAATTCAAATACTACAATCCGCAGACAGCCATACGACTATTTGGGTTTTAGTAAAACAAGAGGATATGACAAAAGCTGTAAATGCATTGCATAAAGCTTTCCAACTATCAGAGGAGACTCAAAATAGAAGTAGTACTGGAATTTAA
- the asd gene encoding aspartate-semialdehyde dehydrogenase, whose amino-acid sequence MAQPNGLHVAVVGATGAVGTQMIQTLESRDFPIAKLTLLSSERSAGKTVRFKGKDLVVEAATPESFEGVDIALFSAGGSVSKELAPEAVKHGAIVIDNTSAFRMDKDVPLIVPEVNEAELKNHNGIIANPNCSTIQMVVALEPIRQKFGLKNIIVSTYQAVSGAGDAAITELKDQAQAILEGREFTPQVLPVKSDKKHYQIAFNAIPQIDKFEDNGFTTEEMKMINETKKIMTYPELHVAATCVRLPVVTGHSESVYIEIDEENVSAVDIKELLSKAPGVVLQDDPSQQLYPMPADCVGKNDVFVGRIRKDLDRPTGFHMWIVSDNLLKGAAWNSVQIAESLVKLGLVK is encoded by the coding sequence ATGGCACAACCGAATGGGTTACATGTAGCAGTAGTTGGAGCAACCGGTGCAGTAGGTACACAAATGATTCAAACTCTGGAAAGCCGCGACTTCCCTATTGCAAAACTTACACTTTTATCATCAGAACGCTCCGCAGGAAAAACAGTACGATTCAAAGGCAAAGACCTAGTTGTGGAAGCAGCCACTCCGGAAAGCTTCGAAGGGGTAGATATTGCTTTATTTAGTGCTGGAGGAAGTGTATCAAAAGAATTAGCACCTGAGGCTGTAAAGCATGGTGCTATTGTTATAGATAATACAAGTGCGTTTAGAATGGATAAGGATGTACCTTTAATCGTACCTGAAGTAAATGAAGCAGAGCTTAAAAATCATAATGGAATAATTGCTAATCCAAATTGTTCAACAATTCAAATGGTTGTAGCACTTGAACCAATTAGACAAAAATTCGGATTAAAAAACATAATTGTGTCCACATATCAAGCAGTGTCAGGTGCCGGAGATGCAGCTATTACAGAATTAAAAGATCAGGCTCAAGCAATATTAGAGGGAAGAGAGTTTACTCCTCAAGTATTACCTGTTAAGTCTGACAAAAAGCATTACCAAATTGCCTTTAATGCTATTCCTCAAATTGATAAATTTGAAGACAATGGTTTTACAACAGAAGAAATGAAAATGATTAATGAGACTAAAAAGATTATGACTTATCCTGAGTTGCACGTAGCAGCTACTTGTGTACGACTACCAGTTGTAACAGGACACTCTGAGTCTGTTTATATTGAAATAGATGAAGAAAATGTGTCAGCAGTTGATATTAAGGAATTACTAAGCAAAGCTCCTGGAGTTGTATTACAGGATGATCCTTCGCAACAGCTTTACCCAATGCCTGCTGATTGTGTAGGGAAAAATGATGTGTTTGTCGGTAGAATTCGTAAAGACTTAGACCGTCCTACTGGTTTTCACATGTGGATTGTATCTGATAACCTTTTAAAAGGTGCTGCGTGGAATTCAGTCCAAATTGCAGAAAGCTTAGTAAAACTCGGTTTAGTAAAATAA
- a CDS encoding dipicolinate synthase subunit B: MKFKGKRIGFGLTGSHCTYDEVMPEIEKLVKEGADVLPVVSNTVKTTTTRFGKGEDWIKRVEEITGNKVIDSIVAAEPLGPKIPLDCMVIAPFTGNSMSKFANAMTDSPVLMAAKATLRNLSPVVLGISTNDALGLNGVNLMRLMATKNIYFIPYGQDAPMKKPNSMVARMGLLQDTVLAAMEGKQLQPVIIEKFRDSE, encoded by the coding sequence ATGAAATTTAAGGGAAAACGTATTGGTTTTGGTTTAACAGGTTCTCATTGTACGTATGATGAAGTAATGCCAGAGATAGAGAAGCTTGTAAAAGAAGGTGCAGATGTATTACCTGTTGTTTCAAATACAGTTAAAACGACGACAACACGTTTTGGAAAAGGCGAAGATTGGATTAAACGGGTAGAAGAGATTACCGGGAATAAAGTGATTGATTCAATCGTTGCAGCCGAACCACTTGGTCCAAAAATCCCTCTAGATTGTATGGTCATTGCACCATTTACTGGGAATTCAATGAGCAAGTTCGCAAATGCAATGACAGACTCTCCTGTCTTAATGGCTGCTAAAGCAACCCTAAGAAATCTAAGTCCAGTTGTACTTGGAATATCTACAAACGATGCACTAGGGTTAAACGGTGTAAATTTAATGCGTTTGATGGCTACGAAAAATATCTATTTTATCCCTTACGGCCAAGATGCACCAATGAAAAAGCCAAACTCGATGGTCGCGCGTATGGGATTGCTTCAAGACACTGTACTTGCTGCAATGGAAGGTAAGCAACTGCAGCCTGTTATTATTGAGAAATTTCGAGATAGCGAATAA
- the dpaA gene encoding dipicolinic acid synthetase subunit A: MLTGMHIAVIGGDARQLEVIRKLLELDAKISLIGFDQLDHGFTGASKEQIDEVDFSDINAMILPVPGTNGEGQVETIFSNEKVILTEEIIAKTPEDCVIFSGISNSYLDSIVSKNNRKLVKLFERDDVAIYNSIPTVEGTIMMVIQHTDITIHNSKVVVLGLGRVGMSVARTFSALGAKVKVGARKSEHIARITEMGLEPFHLDDLSEIVSDADVCINTIPHLIVTASVISKMPAHTLIVDLASKPGGTDFRYAEKRGIKALLAPGLPGIVAPKTAGQIVANVLSQILLEHHKREEK; encoded by the coding sequence ATGTTAACTGGTATGCACATTGCTGTTATTGGCGGGGATGCAAGGCAGTTAGAAGTTATTCGCAAATTATTAGAATTAGATGCGAAGATTTCGTTAATCGGCTTTGATCAATTAGATCATGGTTTCACAGGTGCTTCGAAAGAGCAAATTGATGAAGTTGATTTTTCAGATATAAATGCTATGATTCTGCCTGTTCCTGGAACGAACGGTGAGGGGCAAGTTGAAACGATATTTTCTAATGAAAAAGTAATTCTGACAGAGGAAATTATTGCAAAGACACCTGAAGATTGTGTTATTTTTTCCGGCATTAGTAACAGTTATCTAGATTCCATTGTAAGTAAGAACAATCGAAAGCTTGTTAAATTATTTGAGCGGGACGATGTTGCAATCTATAATTCCATCCCGACAGTTGAAGGAACCATAATGATGGTTATTCAGCATACCGATATAACAATTCATAATTCAAAGGTGGTTGTACTCGGTCTTGGAAGAGTTGGAATGAGTGTTGCACGTACATTTAGCGCACTAGGAGCAAAAGTAAAAGTTGGAGCTAGAAAGTCAGAACATATCGCTCGAATCACTGAGATGGGGTTAGAGCCTTTTCACTTAGATGATTTATCGGAAATTGTTTCGGATGCTGATGTGTGTATAAATACAATCCCACACCTTATTGTAACAGCCAGTGTTATCTCAAAAATGCCGGCTCATACCCTTATCGTCGACCTTGCTTCTAAGCCAGGTGGAACAGATTTTAGGTATGCAGAAAAACGTGGGATCAAGGCATTATTAGCACCAGGTCTTCCTGGTATCGTTGCACCTAAAACGGCTGGTCAAATTGTTGCCAATGTTTTGTCACAAATCCTTTTAGAGCACCATAAAAGAGAGGAGAAATAA
- a CDS encoding YlmC/YmxH family sporulation protein — protein sequence MRLSELSGKEIVDVKRAERLGVLGQTDLEINEQTGQINALIIPSLKWFGFRKHGNEVRVPWKHIKKIGTDMIIIDIPDEYTANKNFSE from the coding sequence ATGAGGCTTAGTGAATTAAGTGGCAAGGAAATAGTTGATGTTAAGAGAGCAGAACGCCTTGGGGTATTAGGGCAAACTGATCTAGAAATTAACGAGCAAACGGGCCAAATAAACGCGTTAATTATCCCATCATTAAAGTGGTTTGGTTTTCGAAAACATGGGAATGAAGTAAGAGTCCCTTGGAAACATATTAAAAAAATTGGTACAGACATGATTATTATTGATATTCCTGATGAATACACGGCAAATAAAAACTTTAGTGAATAG
- a CDS encoding M16 family metallopeptidase, producing MIKKYTCNNGVRIVLENIPTVRSVAIGVWIGTGSRNETSQNNGISHFLEHMFFKGTSTRSAREIAESFDSIGGQVNAFTSKEYTCYYAKVLDEHSSYALEVLADMFFNSTFDEEELKKEKNVVYEEIKMYEDTPDDIVHDLLSKATYEQHPLGYPILGTDSTLETFNGDSLRQYMKETYIPENVVVSVAGNIDEGFIKEIENYFGTFTSNHKKQVFEKPSFHSNRVARKKDTEQAHLCIGFDGLQVGDKDIYNLIVLNNILGGSMSSRLFQEVREQRGLAYSVFSYHSSYQDSGMLTVYGGTGSNQLDLLFETIQSTLDKLKKDGITTKELKNSKEQMKGNLMLSLESTNSRMSRNGKNELLLKQHRTLDEIIEKLNLVNEDSVNELSNRIFTDNYSAALVGPNDQLPKGM from the coding sequence TTGATAAAAAAGTACACATGCAATAATGGCGTTCGTATTGTATTAGAAAATATCCCTACCGTTCGTTCAGTCGCAATCGGTGTTTGGATTGGAACTGGATCAAGAAATGAAACGAGCCAAAATAATGGAATTTCACATTTTCTAGAGCATATGTTCTTCAAAGGAACCAGCACACGTTCTGCTAGGGAGATTGCTGAGTCCTTTGATAGTATTGGTGGACAAGTAAATGCTTTCACATCAAAGGAATATACATGCTATTATGCAAAGGTTCTTGATGAACATTCTAGCTATGCCTTAGAAGTGCTTGCTGATATGTTTTTCAACTCAACATTTGACGAAGAAGAGCTTAAAAAGGAAAAGAATGTAGTTTATGAAGAAATTAAAATGTATGAAGATACACCTGATGATATTGTGCATGACTTATTAAGCAAGGCGACTTATGAGCAGCATCCACTAGGATATCCAATTCTGGGAACAGACTCTACACTTGAAACTTTTAATGGTGATTCTTTAAGGCAATATATGAAAGAAACATACATTCCGGAGAATGTCGTTGTTTCAGTTGCTGGTAATATTGATGAAGGTTTTATAAAGGAAATTGAAAACTACTTTGGTACGTTTACTTCTAATCATAAGAAACAAGTGTTTGAAAAGCCAAGTTTTCATTCGAATCGTGTTGCAAGGAAAAAGGATACAGAACAAGCCCACTTATGTATTGGCTTTGATGGGCTTCAAGTTGGAGACAAAGACATCTATAATTTAATTGTGTTAAATAATATCTTAGGCGGTAGTATGAGCAGCCGTTTATTCCAAGAAGTTCGTGAGCAACGTGGATTAGCTTATTCGGTTTTCTCCTATCATTCCTCTTACCAAGACAGCGGAATGCTTACGGTCTATGGAGGTACTGGAAGCAATCAATTAGATTTATTGTTTGAAACAATCCAGTCGACACTAGATAAACTAAAAAAAGATGGTATCACGACGAAAGAGCTTAAAAACAGCAAGGAGCAAATGAAGGGTAATCTAATGCTTAGTCTAGAGAGCACTAATAGTAGGATGAGTCGTAATGGAAAGAATGAATTGTTACTAAAACAACATAGAACCCTTGATGAAATCATTGAAAAGCTAAACTTAGTTAATGAAGATAGCGTGAATGAACTATCTAATCGCATCTTTACAGATAATTATTCTGCTGCCTTAGTTGGTCCAAATGATCAATTACCAAAAGGAATGTAA
- a CDS encoding polysaccharide deacetylase family protein — protein MRKQRITITVLMVMFLILSGEVKQPILVEAADIKQDSLYKEIVDNASQYEIPAIDAKIDPVWKATPGYNGLKVDIEASYKKMKKDGVFDEAKLVLKQIEPKVKLKDLPAEPIYRGNPKKKMVSFIINVAWGNEYIPSMLETLKKHNVKASFFLEGRWVKENPEIAKMISDAGHEVGNHSYTHPDLKTLPSEQVREQLTKTNKVIEATIGKQPTLFGPPSGSFRPEVVKIASESNMRTILWSVDTIDWQRPQPSVIINRVTGKIHPGALVLMHPTESTASALETLILALKKKEYSISNVSTLLSEERLSE, from the coding sequence ATGAGAAAGCAACGCATAACAATTACAGTACTTATGGTTATGTTTTTAATTCTCTCTGGAGAAGTTAAACAACCAATTTTAGTTGAAGCGGCCGATATCAAGCAAGATTCCTTATATAAGGAAATAGTTGATAATGCATCACAATATGAGATACCGGCAATTGATGCAAAGATTGACCCAGTTTGGAAAGCAACTCCCGGCTATAATGGTCTCAAAGTTGATATTGAAGCTTCGTATAAAAAAATGAAAAAAGATGGTGTATTTGATGAGGCGAAGTTAGTCTTAAAGCAAATAGAACCAAAAGTTAAATTAAAAGACTTACCAGCTGAACCTATTTATCGAGGGAACCCAAAAAAGAAGATGGTTTCATTTATTATTAATGTTGCTTGGGGAAATGAGTATATACCAAGCATGCTTGAGACTCTAAAAAAGCACAATGTAAAAGCATCTTTTTTCCTTGAAGGTAGATGGGTTAAGGAAAATCCTGAAATTGCTAAAATGATTAGTGATGCTGGTCATGAAGTAGGTAATCACTCCTATACCCATCCTGATTTAAAAACGCTTCCATCAGAACAAGTTCGTGAACAATTAACGAAAACAAATAAAGTTATTGAAGCAACGATTGGAAAGCAACCTACCTTATTCGGACCACCAAGTGGGAGCTTTCGACCCGAGGTCGTTAAAATCGCATCTGAGTCAAATATGAGGACAATCCTCTGGAGTGTTGATACAATAGATTGGCAAAGGCCGCAGCCAAGTGTAATTATAAATCGAGTGACAGGGAAAATTCATCCTGGAGCACTCGTGCTAATGCATCCAACTGAATCTACTGCATCAGCTCTAGAGACATTGATTCTAGCACTTAAAAAGAAGGAATACTCTATTAGTAATGTATCCACTTTGCTGAGTGAAGAGAGATTAAGCGAATAA
- the pnp gene encoding polyribonucleotide nucleotidyltransferase, with protein sequence MDQGKQVFSTEWAGRELTVEIGQLAKQASGSVLVRYGETVVLSTSTASKEPKNLDFFPLTVNYEERLYAVGKIPGGFIKREGRPSEKAILASRLIDRPIRPLFADGFRNEVQVISIVMSVDQNCSSEMAAMFGSSLSLCVSDIPFEGPIAGVIVGRIDNEFVINPSVEQLEKSDIHLVVAGTKDAINMVEARADEVPEEVMLEAIMFGHEEIKKLIAFQEKIMEAVGVEKREIQLYEVDKNLEQSVRELAEKDINSAVQVHEKHAREDAISEVKAAVIAKYEEQEADDQTLKQVKEILGKLVKEEVRRLITVEKIRPDGRKPDEIRPLSSEIGLLPRTHGSGLFTRGQTQALSICTLGALGDVQILDGLGIEESKRFMHHYNFPLFSVGETGPMRGPGRREIGHGALGERALEPVIPSEKDFPYTIRLVSEVLESNGSTSQASICASTLAMMDAGVPIKAPVAGIAMGLIKKDEHYTVLTDIQGMEDHLGDMDFKVAGTSNGVTAIQMDIKIEGLSKQILEEALLQAKTGRMEILESMLRTINEPKQELSKYAPKILTMKINPDKIRDVIGPSGKQINKIIDETGVKIDIEQDGTVFISSVDQAMNEKAKKIIEDIVREVEVGQMYLGKVKRIEKFGAFVELFSGKDGLVHISELAEERVGKVEDVVSIGDEILVKVMEIDKQGRVNLSRKVVLREQKEKQES encoded by the coding sequence ATGGATCAAGGAAAACAAGTATTTTCCACTGAGTGGGCTGGTCGTGAGCTTACTGTTGAAATAGGCCAACTAGCAAAGCAAGCAAGTGGTTCAGTATTAGTACGTTATGGTGAAACTGTCGTATTAAGTACTTCAACCGCTTCAAAAGAACCAAAAAATTTAGATTTCTTCCCGTTAACTGTTAACTATGAGGAACGCTTGTATGCAGTGGGTAAAATCCCTGGTGGTTTTATTAAGCGTGAAGGACGACCTAGTGAAAAAGCAATTTTAGCTAGTAGACTGATTGATCGACCAATACGTCCTTTATTTGCGGATGGATTCCGTAATGAGGTTCAGGTAATCAGTATTGTCATGAGTGTGGACCAAAACTGCTCGTCTGAAATGGCAGCTATGTTTGGATCTTCTTTATCACTATGTGTATCGGATATTCCATTTGAAGGACCCATTGCTGGAGTGATTGTAGGCAGAATTGACAATGAGTTTGTTATTAATCCATCTGTTGAACAATTAGAAAAAAGTGATATTCATTTAGTAGTAGCAGGAACTAAGGATGCTATTAACATGGTTGAAGCTAGAGCAGATGAGGTTCCTGAAGAGGTAATGCTTGAGGCAATCATGTTCGGACATGAAGAAATAAAAAAATTAATTGCTTTCCAAGAAAAAATTATGGAAGCGGTCGGTGTAGAAAAAAGAGAAATTCAATTATATGAAGTAGACAAGAACTTGGAGCAATCAGTACGTGAACTTGCAGAAAAAGATATAAACAGCGCAGTTCAGGTTCATGAGAAGCATGCTAGAGAAGATGCGATTAGTGAAGTGAAAGCAGCTGTCATTGCAAAATATGAAGAACAAGAAGCAGATGATCAAACGCTTAAACAAGTAAAAGAAATTTTAGGTAAACTTGTTAAAGAAGAAGTTCGTCGACTAATAACGGTTGAGAAAATTAGACCAGATGGTAGAAAGCCGGATGAAATTCGCCCATTATCTTCAGAGATTGGTTTATTGCCACGTACACATGGGTCAGGCTTATTTACAAGAGGTCAAACACAGGCTTTAAGTATTTGTACCCTAGGTGCGTTAGGTGATGTTCAGATTTTGGACGGGCTTGGAATTGAAGAGTCCAAGCGTTTTATGCATCATTATAACTTCCCGTTATTCAGTGTAGGTGAAACTGGACCTATGAGAGGACCAGGTCGTAGAGAAATCGGTCACGGTGCACTTGGTGAACGTGCTCTTGAGCCAGTTATTCCATCTGAAAAGGATTTCCCGTATACTATACGTTTAGTTTCAGAAGTATTAGAGTCAAATGGTTCTACTTCTCAAGCAAGTATTTGTGCAAGTACGTTAGCAATGATGGATGCTGGGGTTCCTATTAAGGCACCAGTTGCTGGTATTGCAATGGGACTTATTAAAAAGGATGAACATTATACAGTTCTAACGGATATTCAAGGAATGGAAGACCACCTCGGCGATATGGACTTTAAAGTGGCCGGTACTTCAAATGGTGTAACTGCCATTCAAATGGATATCAAAATAGAAGGATTGTCTAAACAAATTCTAGAAGAAGCACTACTACAAGCTAAAACTGGTCGTATGGAAATTTTAGAATCTATGTTACGTACAATCAATGAACCAAAACAAGAATTGTCTAAATACGCTCCAAAAATCTTAACAATGAAAATTAACCCTGATAAAATTCGTGATGTTATTGGACCTAGCGGTAAACAAATCAATAAGATTATTGATGAAACAGGTGTTAAAATTGACATTGAACAAGATGGTACAGTTTTCATTTCTTCAGTAGATCAAGCGATGAATGAAAAAGCGAAGAAAATTATTGAGGATATTGTACGTGAAGTGGAAGTTGGACAAATGTATCTTGGAAAAGTTAAACGAATTGAGAAATTTGGTGCATTCGTAGAGTTATTTAGTGGAAAAGATGGATTAGTTCATATCTCTGAGCTTGCTGAAGAAAGAGTAGGCAAAGTGGAGGATGTAGTCTCAATCGGAGATGAAATTCTTGTTAAGGTTATGGAGATTGACAAACAAGGACGTGTCAACCTATCTCGCAAGGTTGTTTTGCGTGAACAAAAAGAAAAACAAGAGTCGTAA
- the rpsO gene encoding 30S ribosomal protein S15, with the protein MAITQERKNELISEYRTHDTDTGSPEVQIAVLTEEINNLNGHLRTHKKDHHSRRGLLKMVGKRRNLLNYLRNKDVTRYRELITKLGLRR; encoded by the coding sequence ATGGCTATCACACAAGAGCGCAAGAATGAACTAATCAGTGAATACAGAACACATGATACTGATACTGGATCTCCAGAAGTTCAAATTGCTGTCCTAACTGAGGAAATTAATAACTTAAACGGACACTTACGTACTCACAAGAAGGACCATCATTCACGTCGTGGTCTATTGAAGATGGTTGGTAAACGTCGTAATTTACTAAACTACCTTCGTAACAAAGACGTAACTCGTTACCGTGAACTAATTACTAAACTTGGTTTACGTAGATAA